A single genomic interval of Psychrilyobacter piezotolerans harbors:
- the lipA gene encoding lipoyl synthase: protein MDKPGWISKKFYKDNEMEKLLDENLLNTVCEAANCPNKWECFRKKTATFMILGNKCTRACRFCSVDKNIRGENLNSNEPVKIAEVVKKIRLKHVVITSVTRDDLEDEGAIHFKRTIEEIRRISDATIEVLIPDFNGKKELIDIVIDAKPEVISHNIETVENLHKRIKPIGSYENSIELLNYVKERDKNIITKSGIMLGFGESIDELAESIEDLKDINCDILTMGQYLRPSEKHIKVSEYITDEKFVMYKKLALEIGIPVVESGRFIRSSYNAIDSIKKLMK, encoded by the coding sequence ATGGATAAACCTGGGTGGATTAGTAAGAAATTTTATAAAGATAATGAAATGGAAAAACTTTTAGATGAAAATTTATTAAATACTGTTTGTGAAGCTGCTAACTGCCCCAACAAATGGGAGTGTTTCAGGAAAAAAACAGCAACATTTATGATTTTAGGGAACAAATGCACCAGAGCTTGTAGATTTTGTTCTGTAGATAAAAATATAAGGGGAGAAAACCTAAATTCAAATGAACCTGTAAAAATAGCAGAAGTAGTTAAGAAAATAAGACTGAAACATGTTGTAATAACTTCTGTAACCAGGGATGATTTAGAAGATGAAGGGGCCATACATTTTAAGAGAACCATAGAAGAAATAAGAAGAATATCAGATGCTACCATAGAGGTACTCATCCCTGATTTTAATGGGAAAAAAGAATTGATAGATATAGTTATAGATGCTAAACCAGAGGTAATAAGTCACAACATAGAAACAGTAGAAAACCTGCATAAAAGGATAAAACCCATAGGAAGTTATGAAAATTCAATAGAATTACTTAATTATGTTAAAGAAAGGGATAAAAACATAATCACTAAAAGTGGGATAATGTTGGGGTTTGGAGAATCCATAGATGAATTAGCGGAATCTATAGAGGACTTAAAGGATATAAATTGCGACATCCTGACAATGGGACAGTATTTACGCCCCAGTGAGAAGCATATAAAAGTTTCTGAGTATATAACAGATGAAAAATTTGTTATGTATAAGAAACTAGCTTTAGAAATTGGGATACCAGTTGTTGAGAGCGGGAGATTTATCAGAAGCTCTTATAATGCCATAGATAGTATAAAAAAATTAATGAAATAG
- a CDS encoding alpha-ketoacid dehydrogenase subunit beta, with translation MEALNNIEALNQALDQMMEKDEKIVIYGEDAGFEGGVFRATKGLQAKYGKDRCFDSPLTEAGIIGSGIGMAINGMKPVLEIQFQGFLFPGLNQLLVHGARYRNRSRGRFTVPMVVRMPYGGGIRALEHHSESIEAMLAHTPGLKVVIPSNPYDTKGLMISAIKDPDPVVFLEPKRIYRAFKQEVPMEIYEVPIGKARILKEGNDITVVGWGAMIPEIQLAVKDLEEEGISVEIIDLRTISPIDKEAIENSVKKTGRFLVVHEAVKSFGVGAELISIVNEKAFLHLECPPTRLTGYDVTIPLAKGEGHFMINPEKIKSKVKELINY, from the coding sequence ATGGAGGCTTTAAATAATATAGAGGCACTGAACCAGGCTTTGGATCAAATGATGGAAAAAGATGAAAAAATAGTTATCTATGGTGAAGATGCAGGTTTTGAAGGGGGAGTATTCAGGGCAACGAAAGGACTTCAAGCCAAGTATGGAAAGGATAGATGTTTTGACTCCCCTTTAACAGAGGCGGGGATAATAGGATCGGGAATAGGGATGGCAATAAATGGTATGAAACCGGTTTTAGAAATACAGTTTCAAGGGTTTCTATTCCCGGGATTAAACCAATTGTTAGTCCATGGAGCCAGGTATAGAAACAGATCAAGGGGAAGATTCACAGTCCCAATGGTTGTAAGAATGCCATATGGTGGAGGAATAAGAGCTCTGGAACACCATTCTGAAAGTATAGAGGCAATGTTAGCTCATACGCCAGGGTTAAAAGTTGTGATACCATCAAATCCATATGATACAAAGGGGTTGATGATCTCTGCAATTAAAGATCCGGATCCGGTTGTTTTTTTGGAACCAAAGAGGATATATAGAGCTTTTAAACAGGAAGTTCCCATGGAAATCTATGAAGTTCCTATTGGGAAGGCAAGAATTTTAAAAGAGGGAAATGATATTACTGTAGTCGGATGGGGGGCAATGATCCCGGAAATACAATTGGCAGTAAAGGATTTAGAAGAAGAGGGAATAAGTGTAGAAATAATTGATTTAAGAACTATTTCCCCAATCGATAAAGAAGCAATAGAAAATTCTGTGAAGAAAACAGGAAGATTTTTAGTTGTTCATGAAGCAGTAAAATCATTCGGCGTAGGAGCAGAATTAATCTCAATAGTAAATGAAAAAGCTTTTTTACACTTAGAATGTCCCCCTACCAGATTAACAGGATATGATGTTACGATACCATTAGCAAAGGGAGAAGGACACTTTATGATTAATCCGGAAAAAATCAAATCAAAAGTAAAAGAACTTATAAATTATTAA
- a CDS encoding MFS transporter, with protein sequence MFLLGRFSSMVGTGLLQIALPLYILDETNSVSKLGTFVALMAIPALLASPFVGSYVETNNKKHIMVITDYIQGVLFISLFFIGDLSLFNLGLILTISLLIEKIFDLSTSSIFSRIVDKKLFEKGNSCKSILDNTSFLISPILGTFIYIKWGLSGIFLVNGVTFLLSGTIEIFIDYIHEETKMISNNFIENLKEVIDFIFSNKKLKNFVITIMLLNLFMTPMFVIIFPYLTLQINLLTKAQYGIGSSLGMAGAIVGASFIIFKSQKARISTLINIESILIMGIGIFSLIFLRNIPLFFIVYSFLRFSLGVINTMVNVPLTSGFQEAVPKDMQGRFFGIVFFISGLLIPIGNLVIGEISKWIRPQFIIIINCFILIFITTKLLGKNENKNWIKDIL encoded by the coding sequence ATATTTTTATTAGGTCGTTTTAGTTCAATGGTAGGAACAGGTTTATTACAAATAGCTTTACCGCTATATATTTTAGATGAGACAAATTCTGTATCAAAGTTAGGAACATTTGTAGCTCTAATGGCAATACCAGCACTCTTAGCATCGCCATTTGTTGGGAGCTATGTAGAGACAAATAATAAAAAGCATATAATGGTGATTACTGACTACATACAAGGAGTTTTATTCATTAGTTTATTCTTTATAGGCGACTTGAGCCTATTTAATTTAGGATTGATACTAACAATCTCATTATTAATAGAAAAAATATTTGATCTGTCTACCTCTTCAATTTTTTCAAGAATTGTAGATAAAAAACTATTTGAAAAAGGAAATAGTTGCAAAAGTATATTAGATAACACATCGTTTTTAATCAGTCCTATATTGGGGACCTTTATCTATATTAAATGGGGGCTCAGTGGAATATTTCTAGTAAATGGAGTAACTTTTTTATTGTCAGGAACTATTGAAATATTTATTGATTATATCCATGAGGAAACTAAGATGATATCTAATAATTTTATAGAAAATTTAAAAGAAGTGATAGATTTTATATTTTCAAATAAAAAATTAAAAAACTTTGTCATAACCATAATGTTACTCAACTTATTTATGACTCCAATGTTTGTTATAATTTTTCCATACCTTACACTCCAAATCAATTTATTGACTAAAGCTCAATATGGAATAGGTAGTTCACTGGGTATGGCTGGAGCCATAGTAGGAGCTTCATTTATTATTTTTAAAAGCCAGAAAGCTAGAATATCAACTCTTATAAATATTGAATCAATTTTAATAATGGGAATAGGAATTTTCTCACTGATATTTTTAAGGAATATACCTTTATTTTTTATAGTATATTCATTTTTAAGGTTTTCACTTGGAGTTATAAATACAATGGTAAATGTTCCTTTAACTTCAGGATTTCAAGAGGCAGTTCCAAAAGATATGCAGGGAAGATTTTTTGGTATAGTATTTTTTATTTCAGGACTATTAATTCCCATAGGAAACCTTGTAATAGGAGAAATATCTAAGTGGATCAGACCTCAGTTTATCATAATAATAAATTGTTTTATATTAATCTTTATAACAACAAAACTATTAGGAAAAAATGAAAATAAAAATTGGATTAAAGATATACTGTAA
- the pdhA gene encoding pyruvate dehydrogenase (acetyl-transferring) E1 component subunit alpha — protein sequence MIFENHNPLEGKVFQILDKTGKIVNEEYYKDIDRDLLLKMYRCMVLSRIQDEWALKFQRQGRMLTFAPTLGQEGLQVASMAACRDDDWLVPAFRSNAAWLYKGLPMKNIFLYWCGNEMGSKIPDHINMLPIVVPIGSQFNHATGIGMSFRYTKEDKVVVTYIGDGGTSEGEFYEGINFAGVVNAPVIFIIQNNQFAISTGVESQTKAKTLAQKGIAAGIPSIKVDGNDIFAMYFATKEAVENARSGNGPSLIEAVTYRQGPHTTADDPTIYRSEEKHLDGMSKDPIIRTKNFLIERGILTEKDEKTIREECKKTVFEEFEKAEQENITPLEDIFKYTYEEMTENLKEQYEEAKKWGGN from the coding sequence ATGATTTTTGAAAACCACAATCCTTTAGAAGGAAAAGTATTCCAGATATTAGATAAGACCGGAAAGATAGTAAATGAAGAATACTATAAAGATATAGATCGCGATCTACTGCTAAAAATGTATAGATGTATGGTTTTGTCCAGGATCCAGGACGAATGGGCATTGAAATTTCAAAGACAGGGGAGAATGTTAACTTTTGCTCCTACACTGGGTCAGGAAGGGTTACAGGTAGCGTCTATGGCTGCATGCAGAGACGATGACTGGTTAGTTCCTGCTTTTAGAAGTAATGCTGCCTGGTTATATAAAGGGTTACCTATGAAAAATATTTTTTTATACTGGTGTGGAAATGAAATGGGAAGTAAGATTCCTGACCATATAAATATGCTGCCTATTGTAGTGCCAATTGGAAGTCAATTTAATCATGCAACGGGAATTGGAATGTCATTTAGATATACTAAAGAGGATAAAGTAGTAGTAACTTATATAGGAGATGGGGGAACTTCTGAGGGTGAATTTTACGAAGGAATAAACTTTGCAGGTGTAGTAAATGCTCCGGTAATATTTATTATTCAAAATAACCAATTTGCTATAAGTACTGGTGTAGAATCCCAGACAAAGGCAAAAACGTTAGCTCAAAAGGGGATTGCAGCAGGAATTCCATCGATAAAAGTTGATGGGAATGACATATTTGCAATGTATTTTGCTACAAAAGAAGCTGTAGAGAATGCAAGATCAGGAAATGGACCAAGTTTAATTGAAGCAGTAACTTATAGACAGGGACCTCATACAACGGCAGATGATCCTACTATCTATAGAAGTGAGGAAAAGCATTTAGATGGGATGTCTAAAGATCCTATTATTAGAACTAAAAACTTTTTAATAGAAAGAGGAATTCTGACTGAAAAAGATGAGAAAACAATTAGAGAAGAATGTAAAAAAACAGTATTTGAAGAATTTGAAAAGGCTGAACAAGAGAATATAACCCCGCTGGAAGATATTTTTAAATATACCTATGAAGAAATGACAGAAAATTTAAAAGAACAATATGAGGAAGCTAAAAAATGGGGGGGGAATTAA
- a CDS encoding dihydrolipoamide acetyltransferase family protein — translation MFEFKFADIGEGIHQGKVLDCFFKIGDMVEEGESLFLVETDKVNAEIPSPAKGIITAINFEINDIINVGDVVVVIDDGSSAEVIETITEEKEKAEAETEEGKGASVVGEVTVSNELIPGFHTEEKEEKVIRRKSLATPIARRMAKDLEVDINEVEGSGLNGRVMKEDIQKFHNLNNKAETTKSVVLENGDDIREEMSLVRKAIFKTVSISKKEIPHTTLFDDIDLEQLVKLRGELSEEIGVKLTYMPFIMKAVYLGIKKYPVFNSTIDGEEIVYKKQVNLGVAVDTDYGLVVPVLKDLSSLSIIEISEKLKGLSSRARDKKLSMEDITGGTFTVSNFGKFAKAGTPIIKHPEVAVLGIGRVKKQAVIIDSEIQIRSILPVSLSVDHRIIDGADGGRFIEEVRSYLENPKLLLLS, via the coding sequence ATGTTTGAGTTTAAATTTGCTGATATTGGAGAAGGGATCCACCAAGGAAAAGTATTAGATTGTTTTTTTAAAATTGGAGATATGGTAGAAGAAGGGGAAAGTTTATTTTTGGTTGAAACAGATAAAGTAAATGCTGAAATACCTTCACCTGCTAAGGGAATAATTACCGCTATTAATTTTGAGATAAATGATATTATTAATGTAGGAGATGTAGTAGTTGTTATAGATGACGGTAGTTCTGCTGAAGTTATTGAAACTATAACAGAAGAAAAAGAAAAAGCAGAAGCAGAAACAGAAGAAGGAAAAGGAGCAAGTGTAGTGGGAGAAGTAACTGTTTCCAATGAATTAATCCCTGGTTTTCATACAGAAGAAAAGGAAGAGAAAGTAATCAGGAGAAAGTCTTTGGCAACCCCAATAGCCAGGAGAATGGCTAAAGATTTAGAGGTAGATATAAACGAGGTTGAAGGAAGCGGGTTAAATGGAAGAGTAATGAAAGAGGATATCCAAAAATTTCATAATTTAAATAATAAAGCAGAAACAACAAAATCAGTAGTTTTAGAAAATGGTGATGATATAAGGGAAGAGATGTCACTAGTAAGAAAAGCTATCTTTAAAACTGTGAGTATTTCAAAAAAAGAAATTCCTCATACTACCCTGTTTGATGATATAGACTTAGAACAATTAGTAAAATTAAGGGGAGAATTATCAGAAGAAATAGGGGTGAAATTAACCTATATGCCATTTATAATGAAAGCAGTTTATTTAGGGATAAAGAAATATCCTGTATTTAATTCCACCATAGACGGAGAAGAGATAGTTTATAAAAAGCAGGTAAATTTAGGAGTGGCAGTGGATACTGACTATGGGTTGGTAGTTCCTGTATTAAAAGATTTATCCAGTTTAAGTATAATTGAAATAAGCGAAAAATTAAAAGGTTTGAGCAGCAGAGCCAGAGATAAAAAATTATCCATGGAAGATATAACAGGCGGGACATTCACTGTGAGTAATTTTGGAAAATTCGCCAAGGCAGGCACTCCTATAATTAAACATCCAGAAGTGGCTGTACTAGGGATAGGAAGAGTTAAGAAACAGGCTGTAATAATCGATTCGGAAATTCAGATAAGGTCAATCCTACCTGTATCTCTGTCAGTGGACCACAGAATAATAGATGGAGCAGATGGTGGGAGATTTATTGAAGAAGTCAGATCTTACCTGGAAAATCCAAAGTTATTATTATTAAGTTAG
- the lipB gene encoding lipoyl(octanoyl) transferase LipB, with translation MVEVHDLGLTTYEKGQKKQEEIYEYVLNNKKIDGVLIFLEVDPVITTAHSSDSDEVVVSKKILNEKGIKCIKVNRGGKTTLHGPGQLICYPVLNLERFGKDLHKYLRKLEEVVINILKELNIDSGRKDRYTGVWVGEEKICAMGIHVKKWVTTHGIALNNDIDLSLFDSIIPCGIKDAGVTSIKKLGIEIDMDILKEKFVENFNKIFYKN, from the coding sequence ATGGTGGAAGTACATGATTTAGGATTGACTACCTATGAAAAAGGACAAAAAAAACAGGAAGAAATTTATGAATATGTGTTAAATAATAAGAAAATAGACGGTGTTTTAATATTTTTGGAAGTGGATCCAGTGATTACCACTGCACACTCCTCAGATAGTGACGAAGTGGTAGTTTCAAAAAAAATACTAAATGAAAAAGGAATAAAATGCATAAAAGTAAATAGAGGCGGGAAAACAACTCTTCATGGACCGGGACAGTTGATCTGCTACCCTGTTTTAAATTTGGAAAGATTTGGAAAGGATTTACATAAATACCTAAGAAAATTAGAAGAGGTAGTAATTAATATTTTAAAAGAGTTAAATATTGATAGTGGAAGAAAAGATAGATACACAGGGGTTTGGGTAGGAGAAGAAAAAATTTGTGCCATGGGTATCCATGTAAAAAAATGGGTGACAACCCACGGAATTGCACTAAACAATGATATTGATTTAAGTTTATTCGATTCAATAATTCCATGTGGGATAAAAGATGCCGGAGTGACTTCAATTAAAAAATTAGGAATAGAGATAGACATGGACATTTTAAAAGAAAAATTTGTAGAGAATTTTAACAAAATATTTTATAAAAACTAA
- the lpdA gene encoding dihydrolipoyl dehydrogenase has translation MYDLIVLGGGPGGYVAGIKASQLGMKVAIIEKNKYGGVCLNVGCIPTKTMLKSARLFSDMLEAEKFGIDIDGSFNINWENVINRKDGVVNKLVAGVEFLLKKNKIDMFNGLGNVIDKNTVEVNGEKIVCKNLLICTGSNARIPEIEGTKEALEKGYLMTSTEILKIKEIPKKLTIIGGGVIGVEFAILFATLGTKVSIIQRSGRILDALDKDVIKEITEVLDEKNVEIIYNANTKYIGNGYINYISNEKKVKLEGDKVLVCIGRVPNLKEIKNLNLEIERGAIKTNNRMETSVNGVYAAGDVNGIMQLAHVASHEGVIAVENMFGGDEKIDYNKAPYCIYTFPEVAGVGLTESKAKKQYPNEIKISKFPLSVNGKALAEGEEKGFVKIIATKKYNEVIGVHIVASHATDMISEMVTIMELEGTAREITRAIHPHPTMSEAVVESALGIVDRAIHI, from the coding sequence ATGTATGATTTAATTGTTCTTGGGGGAGGTCCAGGAGGTTATGTGGCTGGTATAAAAGCCAGTCAGCTGGGAATGAAAGTGGCTATAATAGAAAAAAATAAATATGGAGGAGTATGTTTAAATGTGGGGTGTATTCCTACTAAAACAATGTTAAAATCAGCCAGGCTGTTTAGTGACATGTTAGAAGCTGAAAAATTTGGAATAGATATAGATGGAAGTTTTAATATAAATTGGGAAAATGTTATAAATAGAAAAGATGGAGTGGTAAATAAGCTTGTTGCAGGAGTAGAATTTTTACTGAAAAAAAATAAAATAGATATGTTTAATGGCCTGGGAAATGTCATTGATAAAAATACAGTAGAAGTCAATGGTGAAAAAATAGTATGTAAAAATTTACTTATATGCACAGGGTCAAATGCCAGGATTCCTGAAATAGAAGGAACGAAAGAGGCTCTAGAAAAGGGTTATCTGATGACAAGTACAGAAATTTTAAAAATTAAAGAGATCCCTAAAAAATTAACAATAATAGGAGGAGGAGTAATAGGGGTAGAATTTGCTATACTATTTGCGACTTTGGGGACAAAGGTTAGTATAATTCAAAGAAGTGGAAGAATTCTGGATGCCCTGGATAAAGATGTAATTAAAGAAATTACAGAGGTTTTGGATGAAAAAAATGTAGAAATAATCTATAATGCAAATACAAAATATATAGGAAATGGCTATATTAACTATATTTCCAATGAAAAAAAAGTAAAATTAGAAGGAGATAAAGTTTTAGTTTGTATAGGAAGGGTACCTAATCTAAAAGAAATAAAAAATTTAAATTTAGAGATAGAAAGGGGAGCTATTAAAACAAATAATAGGATGGAAACCAGTGTAAATGGAGTTTATGCTGCCGGGGATGTCAATGGGATCATGCAATTAGCACATGTTGCTTCCCATGAAGGAGTCATAGCAGTGGAAAACATGTTTGGAGGGGATGAAAAAATAGATTATAATAAAGCTCCTTATTGTATCTATACATTTCCAGAAGTAGCAGGAGTAGGGCTCACTGAAAGTAAAGCTAAAAAACAATATCCAAATGAAATTAAAATTTCTAAATTTCCTCTATCTGTAAATGGGAAGGCATTAGCTGAAGGGGAAGAGAAAGGGTTTGTAAAAATAATAGCTACTAAAAAATATAATGAAGTGATAGGGGTGCATATTGTTGCAAGCCATGCAACTGATATGATTAGCGAGATGGTTACGATCATGGAATTAGAAGGAACTGCCAGGGAGATAACTCGGGCTATTCATCCTCACCCGACAATGTCTGAAGCTGTTGTAGAATCTGCCCTGGGAATAGTGGATAGAGCAATTCATATTTAA